One window from the genome of Cyclobacterium amurskyense encodes:
- a CDS encoding DUF7133 domain-containing protein, whose translation MHFSVKSFYSLSVALVFLFSCKQEKPYTDISPTERLDPSRMQAPYPEVPIPESADLTSPRWKGIDLSPLPPLVPLSASEEQKTFVLQPGYSMTPILTEPQIKEPAAIQFDGNGRMYVLELRSYMQDIDAVGELLPTSRISRWEDKDNDGIYEEGVVFLDSLVFPRFVVPFGPGTILSMESNEDEVYKYTDTDNDGKADKKELFASGLGRSGNVEHQTSFLTWAMDNWMYSTYNSKRIRWTPDGVIQEPTGNPYGQWGVTQDNYGQVWFQDGAGGVPRNFNFPIVYGNFNVKEEFQKDFRLPFSLVRLADFEPGMRETKPDGSLNNVTGAAGNDVFRGDRLPKELVNQYFYGEPVGRIVRQVYSDKKEGITSIQNQYLDIESEFIQSTDPFFRPTDMATAPDGTMYIVDMYRGIIQEGNWTQDGSYLRTKILQYQMDDVIENGRIWRVTYEGMSRDKNKPKMFEESAAELVKHLEHPNGWWRDKAQQLLILRQDHSVEADLVKMAKSSSNELARIHALWTLEGLGLLKKDLVLSFLGDKSVNIRIQGLRASETLYKYGEKSLEKSYKEMTLDADPSVVIQALQSAYVLKVSGIEETLKAIQRSNQAKGVQVVTKQLLENIAEEKKLAETQYTPAELVLFNQGKTIFDSYCATCHGVKGLGTPTGAAGGQLIAPAFSGSPRVQGHPEYIVKTLLHGLTGAIEGKEYEGVMIAMSSNDDQYIAAVASYIRNDFGNSGSFVSADYVAKIRKDTEQKDGNYQYDALLAEVPKVLAPQDNWKVTASSTSLQGVGSTRDPSYVFGFKGWKTDGNLKNGSWFQVELPKAAALTELSFESRDEMNLGKFKVMVSLDGKQWIEVAQAKGNQGANTVSWDNNTEAKFLKIESLEEGEKPWNMRKLNIYAR comes from the coding sequence ATGCACTTTTCAGTAAAATCATTTTATAGTCTAAGTGTCGCTTTGGTTTTTCTTTTCAGTTGTAAACAGGAAAAACCTTATACCGACATCTCTCCGACAGAAAGGCTTGATCCAAGTAGAATGCAAGCCCCCTATCCTGAAGTTCCCATTCCCGAATCTGCCGATCTAACTTCTCCAAGATGGAAAGGCATAGACCTTAGTCCTTTACCGCCTTTAGTTCCATTGTCCGCCAGCGAAGAACAAAAGACCTTTGTTCTCCAGCCTGGTTACTCCATGACACCGATTCTTACCGAGCCACAAATCAAAGAGCCTGCAGCCATACAATTTGATGGCAATGGAAGAATGTATGTGCTAGAGTTAAGAAGTTACATGCAAGACATTGATGCAGTTGGAGAATTATTACCTACAAGTCGTATTTCCAGATGGGAAGACAAAGACAACGATGGCATTTATGAAGAAGGCGTTGTATTTTTAGACAGCTTGGTTTTCCCGAGATTTGTTGTTCCATTTGGACCGGGTACAATTCTATCTATGGAGTCCAATGAAGATGAGGTTTATAAATATACCGATACGGACAATGATGGCAAAGCAGATAAAAAGGAATTGTTTGCTTCTGGCCTTGGTAGATCAGGAAATGTGGAACACCAAACCAGTTTCCTTACCTGGGCCATGGACAATTGGATGTACAGCACCTACAATTCGAAAAGAATTAGATGGACTCCTGATGGGGTAATTCAGGAACCAACTGGAAATCCTTATGGACAATGGGGAGTGACTCAAGACAATTATGGACAGGTTTGGTTTCAAGATGGTGCCGGTGGAGTACCCCGAAACTTTAACTTTCCCATTGTTTATGGAAATTTTAATGTTAAAGAGGAGTTCCAAAAAGATTTTAGACTTCCTTTCAGTTTGGTTAGGCTAGCAGATTTTGAACCTGGAATGAGGGAAACAAAACCTGACGGATCACTGAATAATGTAACCGGTGCTGCTGGAAATGATGTTTTCAGAGGTGACAGATTGCCAAAAGAATTGGTTAATCAGTATTTCTATGGTGAACCTGTAGGTAGAATAGTAAGACAGGTATATTCGGATAAAAAAGAAGGAATCACCTCTATTCAAAACCAATACTTGGACATCGAATCAGAATTCATTCAATCTACTGATCCATTTTTCAGACCAACAGATATGGCTACCGCCCCTGATGGCACCATGTATATCGTGGACATGTACCGTGGAATTATTCAAGAAGGAAACTGGACCCAAGACGGCAGTTATTTGCGTACAAAAATCCTTCAGTACCAAATGGACGATGTCATAGAGAATGGAAGAATCTGGCGAGTTACCTATGAGGGAATGTCTAGAGACAAAAACAAGCCCAAAATGTTTGAAGAAAGTGCTGCTGAACTTGTCAAGCACCTGGAACATCCCAATGGATGGTGGAGAGACAAGGCACAACAACTCTTAATTCTGAGACAAGACCACTCTGTTGAAGCTGATTTGGTGAAAATGGCCAAAAGTTCCAGCAATGAACTGGCTAGAATCCATGCATTATGGACACTGGAGGGTTTAGGCCTACTTAAAAAGGACCTCGTATTGTCTTTCTTGGGAGATAAGAGTGTAAATATCAGGATTCAAGGACTACGAGCCAGTGAAACCCTATACAAATACGGAGAAAAAAGCCTTGAAAAGTCCTACAAAGAAATGACTTTGGATGCTGATCCTTCCGTAGTCATTCAAGCGCTTCAGAGTGCCTATGTATTAAAAGTAAGTGGAATTGAAGAGACCCTCAAAGCAATTCAGCGCTCCAACCAAGCCAAAGGTGTTCAAGTGGTCACTAAACAGTTATTGGAAAATATCGCAGAAGAAAAAAAATTGGCCGAAACCCAATACACTCCGGCGGAACTGGTTTTATTTAATCAGGGGAAAACAATTTTTGACAGCTACTGTGCAACCTGTCACGGTGTAAAAGGACTTGGAACACCTACCGGAGCTGCCGGTGGTCAATTGATTGCACCAGCATTCTCAGGTTCACCACGTGTTCAAGGTCATCCTGAATACATTGTAAAAACACTTTTACACGGACTTACCGGAGCAATAGAAGGCAAGGAATACGAGGGGGTAATGATTGCCATGAGTAGCAATGATGACCAGTATATCGCTGCCGTAGCCTCTTATATTAGAAATGATTTTGGTAATTCAGGAAGCTTTGTATCAGCAGACTATGTAGCAAAAATTCGAAAAGATACCGAACAAAAGGATGGAAATTACCAATACGATGCCTTGTTAGCTGAAGTACCAAAAGTACTTGCCCCTCAAGACAACTGGAAGGTAACAGCAAGCAGTACCTCTTTACAAGGTGTAGGTTCTACAAGAGATCCATCTTATGTCTTTGGTTTTAAAGGCTGGAAAACTGATGGAAACCTAAAAAATGGCAGTTGGTTTCAGGTTGAATTGCCAAAGGCGGCGGCACTAACGGAATTGTCTTTTGAATCCAGGGATGAGATGAATCTTGGGAAATTCAAAGTTATGGTTTCCTTAGATGGTAAACAATGGATTGAAGTAGCTCAGGCTAAAGGCAACCAAGGAGCCAACACTGTAAGTTGGGACAATAATACCGAAGCCAAATTTCTGAAAATTGAAAGCTTGGAAGAAGGCGAAAAGCCTTGGAACATGCGCAAATTAAATATCTACGCAAGATAA
- a CDS encoding amidohydrolase family protein — translation MKKYLSFIIALTIFVSCTEDNAYYSMEDYTRVKKTDVHIHIMSDRPYFVEKAKADNFHLVNVALEINKGWDDVYIKYNYGKIQQEQNPETVDLVTSFAVSDFDDPVWEEKVISWLDSCFDEGAVGVKVWKNIGMVSRDTTGNLIAIDDARFDPIIAHIQKRGKTLMGHLGEPKNCWLPFDEMTTNNDRSYFKKHPEYHMYLHPEMPSHEDIVASRDRMLEKHPDLRFLGAHMGSLEYSVDELAERFEKFPNMAIGLAARMGQVFYQTVEDREKVRDFFIKYQDRILYATDLADNDNMSKEDLEANMESAWKRDWEYFVTDNVMESDLINSSFQGIKLPKQVVDKIFYKNANTWFAMNP, via the coding sequence ATGAAAAAATACCTATCTTTTATTATCGCGCTTACAATTTTTGTCTCTTGTACTGAAGACAATGCGTATTACTCCATGGAAGATTATACTAGGGTCAAAAAGACAGATGTTCACATCCATATAATGTCAGACAGGCCTTATTTCGTGGAAAAGGCCAAGGCTGATAATTTTCATTTGGTGAATGTCGCTTTGGAGATTAATAAGGGTTGGGATGATGTTTATATCAAGTACAATTATGGAAAGATTCAACAGGAGCAAAACCCTGAAACTGTCGATTTGGTAACTTCTTTTGCCGTCTCTGATTTTGATGATCCTGTTTGGGAAGAAAAAGTAATTTCCTGGTTGGACAGCTGCTTTGATGAAGGAGCTGTAGGGGTTAAGGTTTGGAAGAATATTGGTATGGTATCAAGGGATACTACAGGAAATTTAATTGCGATCGACGATGCAAGGTTTGATCCTATTATAGCCCATATTCAGAAAAGGGGTAAAACCTTAATGGGACATCTTGGAGAACCTAAAAATTGCTGGTTACCTTTTGACGAAATGACGACCAATAATGATAGAAGTTATTTTAAAAAACATCCTGAATATCATATGTACCTGCATCCTGAAATGCCTTCCCATGAGGATATTGTGGCCAGTCGTGATAGAATGTTAGAAAAGCATCCTGACCTTAGATTTTTAGGAGCACATATGGGAAGTTTGGAGTATAGCGTTGACGAATTGGCTGAAAGGTTTGAGAAGTTTCCAAATATGGCTATTGGGCTTGCAGCAAGAATGGGGCAAGTTTTTTACCAAACGGTTGAGGATAGAGAAAAAGTCAGAGACTTCTTTATTAAGTACCAAGACAGGATATTGTATGCAACTGATTTGGCTGATAATGATAATATGAGCAAAGAAGACTTGGAGGCCAATATGGAGAGTGCCTGGAAAAGGGATTGGGAATATTTTGTAACAGACAACGTCATGGAGAGTGATTTAATCAATTCATCCTTTCAGGGAATTAAATTGCCAAAGCAAGTTGTGGATAAGATATTTTATAAAAATGCCAATACCTGGTTTGCCATGAATCCTTAA
- a CDS encoding sterol desaturase family protein, producing the protein MEILSSGDYAAFKTYDGITSLIFPIIPLLVLLELILSFVYKKPQTKVYKVNFLIYVFNRIVGRFIAIAMVVLLIGLLEPYALFHAELTWYWFIYGYIVWEFAHFLYHYWGHKVRLFWCLHSTHHAPENMNLSVTYAHFFLEAPYADTIRTAVCILMGVPPEMLFVIMFIDGTYGAFIHVGENLMKDGRMGFLNKVILTPSHHRVHHAKNPLYMDTNFCNLLLIWDKIFGTFQDEDDKIEIEYGITRKMDSGNFVDVYFGEFIALYRDVIHAPGLKNKLLYIVKPPGWHHSGAYQTAKQIRRDFIENNNLKK; encoded by the coding sequence ATGGAAATCTTAAGTTCTGGGGATTATGCAGCATTTAAAACCTATGATGGCATCACCTCATTGATTTTTCCAATCATTCCCTTGTTGGTTTTACTAGAACTGATTTTAAGTTTTGTTTACAAAAAACCACAAACCAAGGTTTATAAGGTCAATTTCTTGATTTATGTTTTTAATCGGATTGTGGGTAGATTTATCGCCATTGCCATGGTGGTTTTACTCATAGGCTTGTTAGAACCCTATGCGCTTTTCCATGCAGAACTTACCTGGTACTGGTTTATTTATGGCTATATAGTTTGGGAGTTTGCGCATTTTCTGTACCATTATTGGGGGCACAAAGTCCGTTTGTTTTGGTGCCTGCATTCTACCCATCATGCACCTGAGAACATGAACCTTTCTGTTACTTATGCGCATTTCTTTCTGGAAGCGCCTTATGCTGACACCATTCGTACCGCAGTGTGTATACTAATGGGCGTTCCTCCTGAAATGTTGTTTGTGATTATGTTTATTGATGGTACTTATGGTGCCTTTATTCATGTCGGAGAAAATTTAATGAAGGACGGGAGAATGGGTTTTCTCAATAAGGTCATACTTACACCTTCCCACCACAGGGTGCATCATGCCAAAAACCCCTTATACATGGATACGAATTTCTGTAATTTATTGCTTATTTGGGACAAAATATTTGGCACTTTTCAGGATGAGGACGATAAAATTGAAATAGAATATGGGATTACCAGAAAAATGGATTCAGGTAATTTTGTTGATGTTTACTTTGGAGAATTTATAGCTCTTTATAGGGATGTAATCCATGCCCCAGGACTGAAGAATAAACTTTTATATATCGTCAAACCTCCCGGATGGCATCATTCTGGTGCATACCAAACTGCAAAACAAATAAGAAGGGATTTTATCGAAAACAATAATTTAAAAAAATAG
- a CDS encoding (R,R)-butanediol dehydrogenase has translation MKATVYNGNGSFSVIDKTTEDPAPDEVRIKVAYTGVCGTDVHIYHGMMDKRVAIPQTIGHEMSGTIDGVGENVNDYSIGEKVVVRPLDDRLVKASDKGYNHICAGLKFIGIDSPGSMQQYWNVPAFVLHKLKPETDLKLAALIEPLSVAVHDVKMSGLVPGETAVVLGGGPIGLLVALVAKNAGANVIISEVNETRIKKAAEFGLQAVNPTKTDIVELVREQTEGRLADVVFEVAGVQPALDIMTDLAGIRGRIVMVAIHGEKKPVDLFKFFWKELKLIGARVYEKEDYEKAIALITANELPFEKMITDVQPLSNIQQVFESIDKNPSGLKVLMDCQL, from the coding sequence TTGAAAGCAACAGTTTATAACGGCAATGGCTCCTTTTCTGTAATCGATAAAACAACGGAAGATCCAGCTCCTGATGAAGTCCGCATTAAGGTGGCTTATACAGGTGTTTGCGGAACAGACGTACACATTTACCATGGCATGATGGACAAGCGGGTAGCTATACCCCAAACCATCGGGCACGAAATGTCAGGAACCATAGATGGGGTTGGCGAAAATGTCAATGATTACTCAATTGGTGAAAAAGTAGTGGTTAGGCCTTTGGATGATCGCTTGGTCAAAGCTTCAGACAAAGGATACAACCATATTTGTGCAGGCCTTAAATTTATTGGTATTGATAGTCCGGGATCCATGCAGCAATATTGGAATGTTCCGGCTTTTGTTTTACATAAATTAAAGCCTGAAACAGACTTGAAATTGGCAGCATTGATAGAGCCTCTATCTGTAGCTGTTCACGATGTTAAAATGAGTGGTCTGGTGCCCGGAGAAACAGCTGTAGTGCTAGGTGGCGGACCAATAGGTTTATTGGTGGCTTTGGTCGCTAAGAATGCCGGCGCCAATGTAATCATCTCTGAGGTCAATGAAACCAGAATAAAAAAAGCTGCTGAGTTTGGCCTGCAGGCCGTTAATCCAACCAAAACGGATATTGTTGAATTGGTGCGGGAGCAAACAGAAGGCCGACTGGCGGATGTGGTTTTTGAGGTAGCTGGAGTGCAGCCTGCCCTGGATATAATGACCGATCTGGCTGGAATTCGAGGGAGAATTGTAATGGTCGCCATCCATGGGGAAAAGAAACCCGTAGATCTGTTCAAGTTCTTTTGGAAGGAATTGAAGCTTATAGGGGCAAGAGTTTATGAAAAAGAGGATTATGAAAAAGCCATTGCACTGATCACTGCCAACGAACTTCCTTTTGAAAAAATGATCACCGATGTACAGCCTTTGAGCAATATTCAGCAGGTTTTTGAGTCCATAGATAAAAATCCTTCAGGCCTAAAAGTATTAATGGATTGCCAGCTATAA
- a CDS encoding SDR family oxidoreductase, which translates to MSVLNSFSLEGKTALVTGCKRGIGKAMAIGLAEAGANIIGVSASLETSGSAVEQEVKAMGKTFKGYACDFSDRKALYGFIDAVKQDFPVIDILINNAGTILRKPAAEHPDEMWDKVIEVNQNAQFILTREIGKDMVSRGAGKIVFTASLLTFQGGITVPGYAASKGAIGQMTMAFANEWASKGVNVNAIAPGYIETDNTEALRNDPERSASILGRIPAGRWGKPEDFAGPTVFLCSEAASYMHGTTMLVDGGWMGR; encoded by the coding sequence ATGTCAGTATTGAATTCTTTCAGTTTAGAAGGTAAAACAGCTTTGGTAACCGGTTGCAAGAGAGGCATAGGCAAGGCCATGGCCATAGGCTTGGCCGAAGCAGGAGCCAATATCATAGGTGTAAGTGCCAGCCTTGAAACATCAGGCAGTGCAGTAGAACAAGAAGTAAAAGCAATGGGAAAAACCTTTAAAGGTTATGCCTGTGACTTTAGTGATAGAAAAGCTTTATATGGCTTTATCGATGCCGTTAAACAAGATTTTCCGGTAATAGACATCCTTATCAATAATGCAGGAACCATTCTCAGAAAACCGGCTGCTGAGCATCCTGATGAAATGTGGGACAAAGTCATCGAAGTAAACCAAAATGCCCAGTTTATTCTTACCAGGGAAATCGGTAAGGACATGGTGAGTCGGGGAGCAGGTAAAATTGTTTTTACAGCCTCCTTATTGACTTTCCAGGGAGGCATTACCGTGCCTGGCTATGCCGCAAGCAAGGGTGCTATAGGTCAGATGACCATGGCTTTTGCCAATGAATGGGCAAGCAAAGGGGTAAATGTTAACGCCATTGCTCCTGGTTATATTGAAACAGACAATACAGAAGCACTTCGCAATGACCCGGAAAGATCAGCCAGTATTCTTGGAAGGATACCTGCCGGCCGTTGGGGCAAGCCGGAAGACTTTGCAGGGCCTACCGTATTCCTATGCTCTGAGGCTGCATCTTATATGCATGGTACCACCATGTTGGTAGATGGCGGCTGGATGGGCAGGTAG
- a CDS encoding DUF4221 family protein has product MIDAKILYRYFILLFLYSCNQKIDEDKAYQLTFAIDTVMVDSGKEILDLQTVDFALSPDKKYYYNFNSYNHSLEKIDLEELKLDEMLPFDKEGPNGTVDRIFYLKMIDENIVQLANDNISGQFHLDGTRTGNHNLYSTDLKGDELNDFEYIKKGVISLEQPGIIYALVNNWKDKTFNLRKMDFRKMEIKKYDIDAKGKIPKYTFKVPTLSKDPITSPALYLSSARGKLIVSTDISNEISLFDPDTDSIFTIKNEHKLTANEKLGDFPGEYNSIEELMVDYRKMYEEISFSPPVWDNNNERYYRLSYQVTYGKKTAPESYIFDIAQREMFFSIYDKNFELIGEAILPYSLKSISKPFIREGMLWLKVNIADELGFLRIKPNLKEER; this is encoded by the coding sequence ATGATCGATGCAAAAATTTTATACAGATATTTTATTCTTTTATTCCTTTATTCATGCAACCAAAAAATAGATGAAGACAAAGCATATCAACTGACCTTTGCTATTGATACTGTAATGGTGGACTCAGGAAAAGAAATTTTAGACCTTCAAACCGTTGATTTTGCCCTCTCTCCTGACAAGAAATATTATTACAACTTCAACTCCTACAATCACAGCTTAGAAAAAATTGATTTGGAGGAATTGAAGTTAGATGAAATGCTCCCCTTCGATAAGGAAGGCCCTAACGGTACGGTTGATAGAATATTTTATTTAAAAATGATAGACGAAAATATTGTCCAATTGGCTAACGATAATATTTCCGGGCAATTTCACCTAGATGGGACTAGAACTGGAAACCACAATTTATATTCTACAGATCTTAAAGGTGATGAATTAAATGATTTCGAATACATTAAAAAGGGCGTCATTAGCTTAGAACAGCCAGGGATAATATACGCTTTGGTTAACAATTGGAAAGACAAAACCTTTAATCTTCGGAAAATGGATTTCCGTAAAATGGAAATAAAAAAATATGATATAGACGCTAAAGGTAAAATTCCAAAATACACTTTTAAAGTTCCAACTCTTTCAAAGGACCCTATAACTAGTCCTGCACTTTATCTGTCTTCAGCAAGAGGTAAACTTATTGTTTCAACAGATATTTCGAATGAAATTTCTTTATTTGATCCTGATACCGATTCAATTTTTACTATTAAAAACGAACATAAGCTGACGGCCAATGAAAAGCTAGGCGATTTTCCGGGTGAATATAACTCCATAGAAGAATTGATGGTCGATTATAGAAAAATGTATGAAGAAATCAGCTTTTCTCCACCCGTCTGGGACAACAATAATGAAAGATATTACCGACTTTCTTATCAGGTAACCTATGGAAAAAAAACAGCTCCTGAATCATACATATTCGACATAGCCCAACGCGAGATGTTTTTTTCTATCTATGACAAAAACTTTGAACTAATAGGAGAAGCAATTTTACCATATTCACTAAAATCAATATCCAAACCCTTTATTAGGGAGGGAATGCTATGGCTGAAGGTAAATATAGCCGATGAACTTGGTTTTTTAAGAATAAAACCAAACCTAAAAGAAGAGAGGTAA
- a CDS encoding sulfatase, which produces MSETRKQAEKPVASRPNIIFILADDYGIMDSQTYAQKFTGADTAKMFYETPNIDRLISEGTAFSQAYANQLCSPTRASLLTGKYAGRLGFTTAMPPRATYYNQDIAVPEGQYIHDVLEHKDNILIEQALINGISNSAIPTGSDLDKGWDELSIAEALEDYHSAFIGKWHIGGFGAKGYQPEDQGFEPLAWYDAGGSAYFNWKDRWNDTTNKTFPKLAPEKLDIGDAGNPSSEEYLTDDLTTQALNFLEQRAKTKEQPFFLYFSHFAIHSPYQGIADEISYFEGKDTKGWNGHKDPTYASMIKGLDRSVGKILDKLSSLGLEENTLVVFMSDNGGIDASITPRGDGTSNNPFMGGKACLTEGGIRVPLVFRWKGNVPSGQWVDLPIDCTDIYPTLLQAGGYNAKQIVAANDLDGESLMGLLTDSKNKKNSYTKTSHYWHYPFNVIYNSPFEPYPLTPHSAIREGNFKLIFDWYGRLRLYDIENDPFEKNDLSKTSPEQTKELFKKLKGWIKENIDKRYWPTLNPSYNADNEVRDKEFKVLFNDIL; this is translated from the coding sequence TTGTCAGAAACAAGAAAACAAGCCGAAAAACCTGTGGCAAGCCGTCCCAATATAATTTTCATTTTAGCGGATGATTATGGGATCATGGACAGCCAGACCTATGCGCAAAAATTCACAGGTGCGGATACGGCAAAAATGTTTTATGAAACGCCCAACATAGACAGACTCATCAGCGAAGGCACCGCTTTTTCTCAAGCCTATGCCAACCAACTGTGTTCGCCTACCAGGGCAAGCCTACTCACAGGCAAATATGCAGGCAGGCTTGGTTTTACTACTGCCATGCCGCCCAGGGCTACTTATTATAACCAGGATATAGCTGTTCCTGAAGGGCAATATATTCATGATGTATTAGAGCATAAGGACAATATACTGATAGAACAAGCCTTGATAAATGGCATTTCCAATTCGGCCATCCCCACAGGTTCAGACTTGGACAAGGGATGGGACGAATTGTCTATAGCTGAGGCATTGGAAGATTATCACTCGGCTTTTATTGGAAAATGGCATATTGGAGGTTTTGGAGCAAAAGGCTACCAACCCGAAGATCAGGGATTTGAACCATTGGCATGGTATGATGCCGGTGGATCGGCCTATTTTAATTGGAAAGACCGATGGAATGATACTACCAATAAGACTTTCCCTAAGCTGGCACCTGAAAAACTGGATATTGGAGACGCCGGGAATCCAAGCTCTGAGGAATACCTCACAGATGATTTGACCACACAGGCTTTGAATTTTTTGGAGCAAAGGGCTAAAACCAAGGAGCAACCATTCTTCTTGTATTTTTCCCATTTCGCTATACACTCCCCTTATCAGGGCATAGCAGATGAAATCAGTTATTTTGAGGGAAAAGATACCAAAGGATGGAATGGCCATAAAGACCCTACCTACGCCTCAATGATCAAAGGATTAGATCGTTCCGTGGGCAAAATATTGGACAAACTAAGCAGCTTAGGTCTGGAAGAGAATACCCTAGTAGTATTTATGTCTGACAATGGAGGAATTGATGCCAGTATCACTCCAAGAGGTGATGGTACCAGCAATAATCCCTTCATGGGAGGAAAAGCCTGCCTTACCGAAGGTGGCATCAGAGTTCCCTTGGTTTTTCGATGGAAAGGCAATGTCCCTTCGGGACAATGGGTAGACCTACCCATAGATTGTACAGATATCTATCCTACTTTACTGCAAGCTGGAGGCTACAACGCAAAACAAATAGTAGCTGCAAATGATTTGGATGGTGAAAGTTTAATGGGGCTGTTAACAGACAGTAAAAACAAAAAGAATAGCTATACCAAAACAAGTCATTACTGGCACTATCCTTTCAATGTAATATACAATAGTCCTTTCGAACCTTATCCATTGACGCCACATTCCGCTATCCGAGAAGGCAATTTCAAACTTATATTTGATTGGTATGGAAGGTTACGTTTGTACGATATAGAAAATGATCCATTTGAAAAAAATGACTTGTCTAAAACTTCTCCTGAGCAAACCAAAGAGTTATTCAAAAAGTTAAAAGGATGGATAAAAGAAAACATTGACAAGCGGTACTGGCCCACATTGAATCCAAGCTACAATGCGGACAATGAAGTAAGGGATAAGGAATTCAAAGTGTTGTTTAATGATATTTTATAA
- a CDS encoding glycoside hydrolase family 117 protein: MDFKLLIYCALSVFLFQSCQSTQNSENHKEENEIAVSPEQMDKLGITNAEHLSAASKRALNWPDIGNEWFIEFSSLQPLKGDLAYEEGIVRRDPSAMLFENGKYYVWYSKSTGPTDGFAGDIEKGKVFPWDRCDIWYATSEDGWTWKEEGMAVGRGEKGAYDDRSVFTVEIMKHEDMYYLTYQTVKSPYNVRVKNQIGLAWSDSPEGPWTKSEEPILSPADNGIWKGEEQDRFAVVKKGDFDSHKVHDPCILPYKGKFYLYYKGEQMGEEITFGGRQIRHGVAIADHPKGPYVKSPYNPISNSGHEICVWPYNGGIASLITTDGPEKNTIQWAPDGINFEIMSSIKGAPHAIGLNRSADSEKEPTEILRWGLSHIYNNSDYQSIMRFSSARRTSHKAKGE, encoded by the coding sequence ATGGATTTTAAACTACTTATTTATTGTGCACTAAGTGTTTTTTTATTTCAATCATGTCAGTCTACACAAAATTCTGAAAACCATAAAGAGGAGAATGAAATTGCAGTCAGTCCGGAGCAAATGGATAAATTGGGAATTACCAATGCGGAGCACCTAAGCGCCGCATCCAAGCGTGCACTGAATTGGCCGGATATTGGTAATGAATGGTTTATAGAATTCTCAAGTTTACAACCTTTAAAAGGGGATCTGGCCTATGAAGAAGGGATAGTTCGGAGAGACCCAAGTGCCATGCTATTTGAAAATGGTAAATACTATGTTTGGTATTCCAAAAGTACAGGACCAACGGATGGATTTGCCGGAGACATTGAAAAAGGTAAAGTATTCCCTTGGGATAGGTGCGATATTTGGTACGCAACTTCAGAAGATGGCTGGACCTGGAAGGAAGAAGGAATGGCGGTAGGCAGAGGGGAAAAAGGAGCCTATGATGATCGCTCGGTATTCACCGTTGAAATCATGAAGCATGAAGATATGTATTACCTGACCTATCAAACAGTGAAATCCCCCTACAATGTGCGGGTGAAAAATCAAATTGGACTAGCTTGGTCTGATTCACCTGAAGGCCCATGGACCAAAAGTGAAGAACCAATATTGAGTCCGGCAGACAATGGCATTTGGAAAGGAGAAGAACAGGATAGGTTTGCTGTAGTGAAAAAAGGGGACTTTGACAGTCATAAAGTCCATGATCCATGTATTCTTCCCTATAAAGGCAAATTTTACCTTTATTACAAGGGAGAACAAATGGGCGAGGAGATTACTTTTGGAGGTAGACAGATCCGGCATGGGGTGGCCATTGCAGACCATCCCAAAGGACCCTATGTCAAATCTCCTTACAACCCCATCAGTAACAGTGGGCATGAGATATGTGTTTGGCCGTACAATGGTGGAATAGCCTCATTAATCACCACAGATGGCCCGGAAAAAAATACCATTCAATGGGCACCTGATGGAATCAATTTTGAAATTATGTCTTCGATCAAAGGAGCTCCTCATGCCATTGGCTTAAACCGTAGTGCGGATTCAGAAAAGGAACCAACTGAAATTCTTCGGTGGGGACTGTCCCATATTTACAATAACTCCGATTATCAAAGTATCATGCGTTTTTCTTCAGCCAGAAGAACCTCACACAAAGCCAAGGGAGAATAA